From the Scophthalmus maximus strain ysfricsl-2021 chromosome 11, ASM2237912v1, whole genome shotgun sequence genome, one window contains:
- the guca1c gene encoding guanylyl cyclase-activating protein 3 — translation MGGNCSSLDDIMEEDMHHWYTKFMRESPSGLITLFELKTMLEMNGMTEEASSYVDQVFFTFDMDGDGYIDFVEYIAAISLLLKGEINQKLKWYFKLFDQDGNGKIDKEELETIFKAIQDITRSYDVPPEEIVTLIYEKIDVNGEGELTLEEFISGAREHPDIMDMLSKMMDLTNVLEIIIKGQRKKAVN, via the exons ATGGGTGGCAACTGCTCCAGCCTGGATGATATAATGGAGGAAGACATGCACCACTGGTACACCAAATTCATGAGGGAGTCGCCCTCGGGGCTCATCACACTCTTCGAGCTCAAGACAATGCTCGAAATGAACGGCATGACGGAGGAGGCCAGCAGCTATGTGGACCAGGTCTTCTTCACCTTCGACATGGACGGG GATGGCTACATAGACTTTGTGGAGTATATCGCAGCAATAAGCTTATTActgaaaggagaaataaaccAGAAACTAAAGTGGTACTTCAAGCTGTTTGATCAAGATGGGAATGGGAAAATTGACAAGGAGGAACTAGAGACTATATTCAAG GCAATTCAAGATATCACCAGGAGTTACGACGTCCCCCCAGAGGAGATTGTGACACTTATATATGAGAAAATCGATGTCAATGGAGAAG GTGAGCTGACGCTGGAGGAGTTCATCAGCGGCGCAAGGGAGCATCCTGACATCATGGACATGCTCAGCAAGATGATGGACCTCACCAACGTCCTGGAAATCATCATCAAAGGTCAGCGGAAGAAAGCcgtgaactga
- the zgc:153184 gene encoding capZ-interacting protein isoform X2 codes for MEDSPSKPSVAELAGRFKGHILPMPTTNDEMSFRRRPPCSLKLQNQKADNEESDKTVVSPNPFKIKMRNSSIIERLQANLALSPTALLPSPKSPEVKLPPAAPSSPSPPCSPRSPTLRPSHQSSEEEDATGFDGPPEGTPLPSFNKTRARLSFKRRPPTRQHRRSAGDEAGAYGSSLSPVELYSPKENGEEERVFDSPAEEAECGRPGSREEAKDKDDGHRDCEKTEDRVAESHPDSKGGPEEEQEAQGQGSEALEEEEQRPSEPCPAEQIEGDLNSEEGQEEMAH; via the exons ATGGAG GATTCTCCATCCAAGCCGTCTGTGGCTGAGCTGGCTGGGAGGTTCAAAGGTCATATTCTACCGATGCCGACCACAAATGACGAG aTGTCGTTTCGAAGACGACCTCCGTGTTCCCTGAAGTTGCAAAATCAGAAAGCGGATAACGAAGAGTCAGAT AAAACTGTTGTCTCCCCGAATCCCTTTAAAATCAAGATGAGGAACTCCTCCATCATTGAGAGACTGCAG GCCAACCTTGCCCTATCACCCACGGCTCTTCTGCCTTCACCCAAGAGCCCAGAGGTGAAGCTGCCGCCCGCTGCACCCTCGTCCCCCAGCCCGCCCTGCAGCCCCCGGAGCCCCACCCTGCGGCCCTCGCATCAgtccagtgaggaggaggatgccaCCGGCTTCGACGGGCCACCCGAGGGCACCCCACTGCCAAGCTTCAACAAG ACTCGTGCACGACTGTCATTCAAGAGGCGCCCACCCACGAGGCAGCACAGGAGGTCAGCCGGAGACGAGGCGGGGGCCTACGGGAGCAGTCTGTCCCCAGTTGAACTGTACAGCCCGAAAGAAAATGGGGAAGAGGAACGGGTGTTCGACAGCCCGGCGGAGGAAGCTGAATGTGGGCGGCCGGGCAGTCGGGAGGAAGCCAAAGACAAGGACGACGGCCACCGGGACTGTgaaaagacagaggacagagtAGCAGAGAGCCACCCAGACAGTAAGGGAGGTccggaggaagagcaggaagcaCAAGGCCAGGGCTCGGAGgctttggaggaggaggagcagcgacCTTCAGAGCCTTGTCCCGCTGAGCAGATTGAGGGCGACCTTAACTcagaggaggggcaggaggagatggCTCACTGA
- the ndufc2 gene encoding NADH dehydrogenase [ubiquinone] 1 subunit C2: MGRDDAKGLPPPAIVNGNSLWLAGCGWFTALLHNAVNFRPPLKSGVHRQVLMTTLGWFVGYHMTKHANYVYAKHDREMYEYIRLHPEDFPPKEKKTFAEIVEPFHPVR; encoded by the exons atggGACGAGACGATGCGAAGGGGCTGCCTCCGCCGGCGATCGTCAACGGGAACTCGCTGTGGTTGGCCGGCTGCGGCTGGTTCACCGCGCTGCTTCACAACGCCGTCAACTTCAGGCCGCCGCTAAAGTCAG gtgtTCATCGACAAGTCCTGATGACAACACTTGGCTGGTTCGTCGGCTACCACAtgacaaaacatgcaaattACGTGTACGCCAAACATGATCGAGAGATGTACGAGTACATCAGACTCCACCCGGAGGACTTTCCACCAAAGG aaaaaaagaccTTTGCAGAGATTGTCGAGCCTTTTCACCCTGTGCGCTAA
- the LOC118299444 gene encoding TPA-induced transmembrane protein homolog has translation MEFELQAMIGNGNDDQVAGNNGVLLLSGCEAEAQRNQKNKYSHREMSAMCRIREELNMKVFRKLTVWMVLVFILFLIVGVIIISLAVCSAIHKDVDEEFDRSSFNVSLYFNGSFQLPNLVFTEELSSESQALTDELQLKVVDLYKASPALERYFSKADIYALRNGSVIADYQLTFVMPEDDQLRNFTLSREMVYNVFRQFLYDQEPNDSGPTYIDRLSLTMF, from the exons ATGGAGTTTGAACTGCAGGCCATGATCGGGAATGGCAACGACGACCAG GTCGCAGGTAATAATGGGGTGTTGCTGCTCTCTGGCTGTGAAGCAGAGGCTCAAAGgaatcagaaaaataaatactctCATCGAGAG ATGAGCGCCATGTGCAGGATTAGGGAAGAACTGAATATGAAGGTCTTCAGAAAACTGACAGTATGGATGGTCCTTGTCTTCATTCTTTTCCTCATCGTTGGGGTGATAATTATTTCGCTGGCGGTGTGCTCAG CGATCCATAAGGACGTGGATGAGGAGTTTGACCGTTCGTCGTTCAATGTTTCTCTGTATTTCAACGGGAGCTTCCAACTGCCCAACCTGGTCTTTACGGAAGAACTTTCCTCCGAAAGCCAAGCGCTGACCGATGAACTTCAACTAAAG GTGGTTGACCTCTACAAGGCCTCCCCTGCTCTGGAACGCTACTTTTCCAAAGCTGACATCTACGCTTTACG GAACGGCTCTGTCATTGCTGACTACCAGCTGACGTTTGTCATGCCTGAAGACGATCAGCTGAGAAACTTCACCCTGAGCAGGGAGATGGTGTACAACGTGTTCAGACAGTTCCTATATGACCAGGAGCCAAACGACTCTGGGCCCACGTACATCGATCGCCTTTCCCTAACCATGTTCTGA
- the LOC118299091 gene encoding mid1-interacting protein 1-B-like yields the protein MQNAEARFNKNSLLLTLRRYSLAVSDMEQTILLPSLLRDVPADEVWDSDVAEESCGDLYGNYLMLKTIRNTVESGLVTLDDHKAKTNKTLETLVDTDPEALFHFHLRGLFSVMSDLTKKSRSVTEKYMDIIRVTN from the coding sequence ATGCAGAATGCCGAGGCCAGATTCAACAAGAACAGCCTTCTCTTGACTCTGAGAAGATACAGCTTGGCCGTCAGTGACATGGAGCAGACCATCCTCCTGCCCAGCCTGCTGCGAGATGTGCCCGCCGATGAGGTGTGGGACAGCGATGTCGCGGAGGAGTCGTGCGGAGACCTGTACGGAAACTACCTGATGCTCAAAACCATCAGGAACACAGTGGAGAGTGGCCTGGTTACCCTGGACGACCACAAGGCCAAGACCAACAAGACCCTGGAAACTCTGGTGGACACAGACCCTGAAGCCCTCTTCCACTTCCACCTGAGAGGACTGTTTTCTGTGATGAGTGACCTCACCAAGAAGTCTCGGAGCGTTACTGAGAAATACATGGACATCATCAGAGTGacaaattag
- the rab30 gene encoding ras-related protein Rab-30: protein MSMEDYDYLFKIVLIGNAGVGKTCLVRRFTQGLFPPGQGATIGVDFMIKTVEIKGEKVKLQIWDTAGQERFRSITQSYYRSANALILTYDITCEDSFRCLPEWLREIEQYANNQVVTILVGNKIDLVEKREVLRQRAEDFAEAQSMLYLETSAKESDNVEKLFLNLACELIREAKQNKLDNNDTAPMPGEGKTISYLSCCSLN from the exons ATGAGCATGGAAGATTATGACTACCTGTTCAAGATAGTTCTAATAGGAAATGCTGGAGTCGGGAAGACATGCCTCGTCCGGCGCTTTACtcag GGCCTTTTCCCACCTGGACAAGGGGCTACTATTGGAGTCGATTTTATGATTAAAACTGTGGAAATCAAAGGGGAGAAGGTCAAG CTGCAGATATGGGACACAGCTGGACAGGAGAGATTCCGCTCCATCACTCAGAGTTATTACCGTAGTGCCAACGCCCTCATTCTCACGTACGACATTACCTGTGAGGACTCCTTCAGGTGCCTTCCAGAGTGGCTGAGGGAGATTGAGCAGTATGCCAACAACCAAGTGGTGACTATATTAGTCG GTAACAAAATCGATCtggtggagaagagggaggTTCTCAGACAGAGGGCTGAAGACTTCGCCGAGGCGCAGAGCATGTTGTATCTGGAGACCTCGGCCAAGGAGTCCGACAACGTCGAGAAACTTTTTCTCAACCTGGCCTGCGAGCTCATTCGAGAGGCCAAGCAGAACAAGCTGGATAACAATGATACTGCCCCGATGCCCGGCGAGGGTAAGACCATCAGTTACttgagctgctgcagcctcaATTAG
- the zgc:153184 gene encoding capZ-interacting protein isoform X1, with translation MEKDSPSKPSVAELAGRFKGHILPMPTTNDEMSFRRRPPCSLKLQNQKADNEESDKTVVSPNPFKIKMRNSSIIERLQANLALSPTALLPSPKSPEVKLPPAAPSSPSPPCSPRSPTLRPSHQSSEEEDATGFDGPPEGTPLPSFNKTRARLSFKRRPPTRQHRRSAGDEAGAYGSSLSPVELYSPKENGEEERVFDSPAEEAECGRPGSREEAKDKDDGHRDCEKTEDRVAESHPDSKGGPEEEQEAQGQGSEALEEEEQRPSEPCPAEQIEGDLNSEEGQEEMAH, from the exons ATGGAG aagGATTCTCCATCCAAGCCGTCTGTGGCTGAGCTGGCTGGGAGGTTCAAAGGTCATATTCTACCGATGCCGACCACAAATGACGAG aTGTCGTTTCGAAGACGACCTCCGTGTTCCCTGAAGTTGCAAAATCAGAAAGCGGATAACGAAGAGTCAGAT AAAACTGTTGTCTCCCCGAATCCCTTTAAAATCAAGATGAGGAACTCCTCCATCATTGAGAGACTGCAG GCCAACCTTGCCCTATCACCCACGGCTCTTCTGCCTTCACCCAAGAGCCCAGAGGTGAAGCTGCCGCCCGCTGCACCCTCGTCCCCCAGCCCGCCCTGCAGCCCCCGGAGCCCCACCCTGCGGCCCTCGCATCAgtccagtgaggaggaggatgccaCCGGCTTCGACGGGCCACCCGAGGGCACCCCACTGCCAAGCTTCAACAAG ACTCGTGCACGACTGTCATTCAAGAGGCGCCCACCCACGAGGCAGCACAGGAGGTCAGCCGGAGACGAGGCGGGGGCCTACGGGAGCAGTCTGTCCCCAGTTGAACTGTACAGCCCGAAAGAAAATGGGGAAGAGGAACGGGTGTTCGACAGCCCGGCGGAGGAAGCTGAATGTGGGCGGCCGGGCAGTCGGGAGGAAGCCAAAGACAAGGACGACGGCCACCGGGACTGTgaaaagacagaggacagagtAGCAGAGAGCCACCCAGACAGTAAGGGAGGTccggaggaagagcaggaagcaCAAGGCCAGGGCTCGGAGgctttggaggaggaggagcagcgacCTTCAGAGCCTTGTCCCGCTGAGCAGATTGAGGGCGACCTTAACTcagaggaggggcaggaggagatggCTCACTGA